TCCTCCGTGTTCTTCTTCACGGTAAGTATCCAAAAGAATGTGGTAAGGCATGATCACATGCGCTCTTCTGCTGATAAAAATGTGGTCAGTTCTCAAGCCTTTGCTCTCGATCTGGCCAACCTCTCTAATGAAAGATTTTGGGTTTACCACTACTCCGTTCGCAATGATACACTTCCCTTTGCACTGCAGAACTCCTGAAGGAAGAAGGTGCAAAACAAATTTCTCTTCACCTACATAAACCGTGTGACCAGCGTTGTCTCCTCCCTGGAAACGAACTACATAATCTGATTTAGCCGATAAAACATCCGTGATTTTTCCTTTACCTTCATCTCCATACTGAAGACCTACAACTACGTAAGTTGACATATTTTACTTTTATTTTAGATTCATGCAAAATTACTTTTTAAAAATAGGCTGGGCAAATTATGGAAGGATTTTATTTTTGGAAGGGTTGGAAATCATAAGATTATTTGAGAAAATATTTTTATCATTAATGTATGCGCTTGATTACAAAAAACTCTGGAATATTGAATAGGTTATGATAGATAAATTTTTCATTCTAATTTTAACACTTTATAAACCATTTTATTTTGAATAAATACCAACAATTGGTATATTTGAAATAAATTAAAATAAATGGCAAAAAACACATCCATATTATTAGGAGATTATTTTGATAATTTTATTAGTGAGCAAATAAAATCCGGAAAATATTCCTCCGCAAGTGAGGTAATAAGAAATGCTCTCAGATTATTTGAATATGAAGAAGCCAAGAAGACAGAACTAATTAATGAATTAAAAAAGGGTGAAAAGTCTGGTTTTGCAGAGGATTTTGATCGCAAAGAATTTCTAAAGAATCTTCATAAAAAACATTCTGCTAATTCATGAATTACAGAATAAGCAAAGAAGCAACCAATGATTTAGAAAAAATCTGGCTTTATACTTTTGAAAACTGGTCACTAAAACAGGCAGACCATTATTTTGAGCTGCTTATGAATGAAATTGAATACCTATCTGTAAATCCAAAATCTGGAAAAGATTACAGTGAAATCAGAAAGGGATATTTTCGTTCAAGAGTTAAATCTCATTTTATATTCTATAAAATCAACTTGAAAGATGAAGAAATTGAAATCATCAGAATTCTTCATCAGCAAATGGATATTACAACGAGATTAGATAAATAAATCACTAATTCTGAATAAGAAAAGCTGTCATAGTTTATAATTGAGCTTCAATTCAGTACCTTAAATTATATTTCGAAATAACTAAGACCATCACCCATGACATCATCACAAAAATCATCCTACTTTCCCCCATCCCCCACTAGCGAAACAAAACTCTTCAACACCCTGTTCACTCCTGATGATGTTCCCGTAAAAGCTACGCTACTCATCATCCACGGCATGCAGGAACACAGCGGAAGATATGCTGAAATCGCCGGTTATTTCGCAGATCGTGGATTCGCTGTACTCACCTACGATCATTTGGGTCACGGAAAATCTGTAAAGGACAAAAAAGACATCGGATTTTTCCAGCTGGATCAACCGGATGAAAAGCTTATTTCAGATGCTGAAGCCATGAGTGAATATCTCCATGAACAATATCCGGATGTTCCTCATTTCGCTCTTGGACATTCCATGGGATCATTTGTTACCCGGTGTTTGCTCCAAAGATCAAGCAGCAAATTTACCGGCGCTGTTATTGTTGGAACCGGCGGACCTTTGGCGGGTATTAGTTTTATCAAAGGTTATCTCTCATTAGCTAACAAAATAGCACCTCATTATCCGACATATCTCAACACTCT
The Chryseobacterium sp. W4I1 DNA segment above includes these coding regions:
- a CDS encoding type II toxin-antitoxin system ParD family antitoxin; its protein translation is MAKNTSILLGDYFDNFISEQIKSGKYSSASEVIRNALRLFEYEEAKKTELINELKKGEKSGFAEDFDRKEFLKNLHKKHSANS
- a CDS encoding type II toxin-antitoxin system RelE/ParE family toxin, with the protein product MNYRISKEATNDLEKIWLYTFENWSLKQADHYFELLMNEIEYLSVNPKSGKDYSEIRKGYFRSRVKSHFIFYKINLKDEEIEIIRILHQQMDITTRLDK
- a CDS encoding alpha/beta fold hydrolase; this encodes MTSSQKSSYFPPSPTSETKLFNTLFTPDDVPVKATLLIIHGMQEHSGRYAEIAGYFADRGFAVLTYDHLGHGKSVKDKKDIGFFQLDQPDEKLISDAEAMSEYLHEQYPDVPHFALGHSMGSFVTRCLLQRSSSKFTGAVIVGTGGPLAGISFIKGYLSLANKIAPHYPTYLNTLFNTVNNKHFKKDKDFSDTSWLSLNPANRKAFIEDEICGIPFTNNAFYALFSIYKKATARNWAAPISKSFPLLFVSGQNDPIGDFSKGVMKTVDYLKQDGFKDINVKIYPEMRHEILNEEIKEEIFNEIFQWISKHL